Proteins from a single region of Streptomyces vinaceus:
- a CDS encoding VanZ family protein: MSEKRAQRQGPDRPVERPGPDGPVERRRPDRPERRRGPAHPVVRASAMVTAFAGTVLFGVVLARLTLEPSAASAALVHANVRPGHSVKAYLDGTSTIEAVRQLGGNVLLGVPFGVLLPVLLPPARGLLRVGAVTVCLMTLVELVQGALVTGRVFDIDDVILNTAGALLGYLLIGRRLGRAVHPRRQHWWTRRAAEPRDT; the protein is encoded by the coding sequence ATGAGCGAGAAGCGGGCCCAGCGGCAGGGCCCGGACCGTCCGGTGGAGCGACCGGGCCCGGACGGCCCGGTGGAGCGACGACGCCCGGACCGTCCGGAGCGGCGACGGGGCCCGGCCCATCCGGTGGTCCGGGCCTCGGCCATGGTGACCGCCTTCGCCGGGACCGTGCTGTTCGGCGTGGTCCTGGCCCGGCTGACGCTGGAACCGTCCGCCGCCTCGGCGGCCCTCGTGCACGCCAACGTCCGGCCCGGCCACTCCGTCAAGGCCTATCTGGACGGGACCTCGACGATCGAGGCGGTGCGCCAGCTGGGCGGGAACGTCCTGCTCGGCGTGCCGTTCGGGGTGCTCCTGCCCGTCCTGCTGCCCCCGGCACGGGGGCTGCTGCGGGTCGGGGCCGTGACGGTCTGCCTGATGACCCTGGTGGAGCTCGTCCAGGGCGCCCTCGTCACGGGGCGCGTCTTCGACATCGACGACGTCATCCTCAACACGGCCGGCGCGCTCCTCGGATACCTGCTGATCGGCCGCCGTCTCGGGCGGGCCGTCCACCCGCGCCGCCAGCACTGGTGGACCCGACGGGCCGCCGAGCCCCGTGACACCTGA
- a CDS encoding YihY/virulence factor BrkB family protein: MRAGRIGHLRSVTDIPRTASRPSGPPVAALAARTRAELRRTAVRVWTDNLADHAAALTYYAVLALLPALVIAVSLVGLLGGATRDRLITELTSYAPPQSAQVLRDALGGLAAEQSSMWALLISGVLSALWSACSYLAVFRRALHTMHGVPDRRPPLRAAHTLLLNAALLLVLLVVAAAVLVVSGPAARWVARTAGGSGPEAIALLRWPVLLAAVTFLVLILFRTGPDRGRGTRRGLPGGVLAAVLWLAASVLFTLYTGLDTYGRLYGSLAGIVVFLVWLWIANLALLTGAQFNAERAR; the protein is encoded by the coding sequence ATGCGGGCGGGCCGCATCGGGCACCTGCGCAGCGTGACCGACATCCCCCGCACCGCCTCCCGCCCGAGCGGCCCGCCCGTGGCCGCCCTCGCCGCGCGAACCCGCGCCGAGCTGCGGCGTACGGCCGTCCGCGTCTGGACCGACAACCTCGCCGACCACGCGGCCGCACTCACCTACTACGCCGTCCTGGCGCTCCTGCCCGCACTCGTCATCGCGGTCTCCCTCGTGGGCCTGCTGGGCGGGGCCACGAGGGACCGGCTGATCACCGAGCTCACCTCGTACGCGCCGCCCCAGTCGGCGCAGGTGCTGCGCGACGCGCTCGGCGGACTCGCGGCGGAGCAGTCGTCGATGTGGGCCCTGCTGATCAGCGGCGTACTCAGCGCCCTGTGGTCGGCGTGCAGCTATCTGGCGGTGTTCCGCCGCGCCCTGCACACGATGCACGGGGTGCCCGACCGGCGGCCCCCGCTGCGCGCGGCCCACACCCTGCTCCTCAACGCGGCGCTGCTGCTGGTCCTGCTCGTGGTCGCCGCCGCGGTACTGGTGGTGTCCGGGCCGGCGGCCCGCTGGGTGGCGCGGACCGCCGGGGGGAGCGGCCCGGAGGCCATCGCGCTCCTGCGCTGGCCCGTACTGCTCGCGGCCGTCACCTTCCTGGTGCTGATCCTCTTCCGTACCGGGCCGGACCGCGGCCGCGGCACCCGCCGGGGCCTGCCCGGCGGCGTACTGGCCGCCGTGCTCTGGCTGGCCGCTTCGGTGCTGTTCACGCTGTACACGGGGCTGGACACCTACGGCCGGCTCTACGGTTCGCTGGCCGGCATCGTGGTCTTCCTGGTGTGGCTCTGGATCGCCAACCTGGCCCTGCTCACCGGGGCCCAGTTCAACGCCGAGCGGGCCCGGTGA
- a CDS encoding DUF6131 family protein translates to MILIGLILLVIGFLTGISILWTIGVILLVVGAVLWVLGSVGHAVGGRRHYW, encoded by the coding sequence ATGATTCTCATCGGTCTGATCCTCCTGGTCATCGGCTTTCTGACCGGGATCTCCATCCTGTGGACCATCGGCGTCATCCTGCTGGTGGTGGGCGCGGTGCTGTGGGTCCTGGGCTCGGTCGGGCACGCGGTCGGTGGTCGGCGCCACTACTGGTGA
- a CDS encoding secondary thiamine-phosphate synthase enzyme YjbQ, producing MTDTFTTRTLDVTTGSSETVHDLTAQCAQFLREAARGRDGLLNVFTPHATAGLAVIETGAGSDGDLLDALRTLLPADDRWRHRHGSPGHGRDHVLPALVPPHATLPVVGGELALGTWQSVVLVDTNRDNPRRTVRLSFLG from the coding sequence ATGACCGACACGTTCACGACACGAACCCTCGACGTGACGACGGGCTCCTCCGAGACCGTCCACGATCTGACTGCGCAGTGCGCGCAGTTCCTGCGGGAGGCCGCCCGGGGCCGGGACGGGCTGCTCAACGTGTTCACCCCGCACGCCACGGCCGGCCTCGCCGTCATCGAGACGGGGGCCGGCAGTGACGGCGACCTGCTGGACGCCCTGCGCACCCTGCTGCCGGCCGACGACCGCTGGCGCCACCGGCACGGTTCGCCCGGTCACGGCCGCGACCACGTGCTGCCCGCCCTCGTACCGCCCCACGCCACCCTTCCGGTGGTGGGGGGAGAGCTGGCGCTCGGCACGTGGCAGTCGGTGGTGCTGGTGGACACCAACCGGGACAACCCCCGGCGCACGGTACGCCTGTCCTTCCTGGGCTGA
- a CDS encoding glutamate--cysteine ligase: protein MRSVGVEEELLLVDPRTGRPAASAGAVLASALRSGGRAAGAGGEIPLEKELHKEQVEFATRPVTRMDELHQEIRRWRAEAARHAEAAGVLVAALATCPLPVEPSLSVGERYQWIARQFGLPAQEQLTCGCHVHVMVDSDEEGVAVLDRIRPWLSVLTALSANSPFWQGEDTAYGSYRSRVWNRWPSAGPVDLFGTPERYHERVRAMVATGAIRDEGMIYFDARLAASYPTVEVRVADVCLDASTAVLLAALVRGLVDTAARDWRAGEPAPAVDTSLLRLAAWRAARSGLDGPLVHPATLREDSAEAVVRALYGHVGEALEDNGDAGFVKEGLAGLQACGNGARVQRELLRTEGDLASLVLRCARRTLGG, encoded by the coding sequence ATGCGCAGCGTCGGCGTCGAAGAGGAACTGTTGCTGGTCGATCCGCGGACCGGCCGGCCCGCGGCCTCCGCCGGCGCCGTGCTGGCATCGGCCCTGCGGTCCGGCGGCCGGGCGGCGGGCGCCGGGGGAGAGATCCCGCTGGAGAAGGAACTGCACAAGGAACAGGTGGAGTTCGCGACCCGCCCGGTGACCCGGATGGACGAACTCCACCAGGAGATCCGCCGCTGGCGGGCCGAGGCCGCGCGCCACGCCGAAGCCGCCGGCGTCCTGGTGGCGGCCCTCGCCACCTGCCCGCTGCCGGTGGAGCCGTCGCTGAGCGTGGGGGAGCGCTACCAGTGGATCGCCCGCCAGTTCGGCCTGCCCGCCCAGGAACAGCTGACCTGCGGCTGCCACGTGCACGTGATGGTGGACTCCGACGAGGAGGGCGTGGCGGTGCTCGACCGTATCCGGCCCTGGCTGTCCGTGCTCACCGCCCTGAGCGCGAACTCGCCGTTCTGGCAGGGCGAGGACACCGCGTACGGCAGCTACCGCAGCAGGGTCTGGAACCGCTGGCCCTCGGCCGGCCCGGTGGACCTCTTCGGCACGCCCGAGCGCTACCACGAGCGGGTACGGGCCATGGTCGCCACCGGGGCCATCCGGGACGAGGGGATGATCTACTTCGACGCGCGGCTGGCCGCCTCGTACCCGACCGTGGAGGTCCGCGTGGCGGACGTCTGCCTCGACGCGTCGACCGCCGTGCTGCTGGCGGCCCTGGTCCGCGGGCTCGTGGACACCGCGGCCCGGGACTGGCGCGCCGGGGAACCGGCCCCCGCGGTCGACACGAGCCTGCTCCGGCTCGCCGCCTGGCGGGCGGCCCGGTCCGGGCTCGACGGACCCCTGGTCCACCCGGCCACCCTGCGCGAGGACTCCGCCGAAGCCGTGGTCAGGGCACTCTACGGCCATGTGGGCGAAGCCCTGGAGGACAACGGGGACGCCGGCTTCGTCAAGGAGGGCCTGGCCGGGCTGCAGGCCTGCGGCAACGGCGCCCGCGTGCAGCGCGAACTGCTGCGCACGGAGGGCGACCTGGCCTCCCTGGTGCTCCGCTGCGCCCGCCGCACCCTGGGCGGCTGA